In one Winogradskyella sp. MH6 genomic region, the following are encoded:
- a CDS encoding NAD(P)-dependent alcohol dehydrogenase yields MKTKQVKAYGTQSPEADLKEVQIDRREVLSKDVEIDILYCGVCHSDLHFARNDWGMTQYPVVPGHEIVGKVTKVGSAVSKHKVGDIVAVGCLVDSCRTCSSCKNDLEQYCPEWVGTYGGFDKHLQTNTHGGYSEAIVVDEDFVLQVPNHLDLAGIAPVLCAGITTWSPLRYWNVNKDSKVAVVGLGGLGHMAIKLAHALGAYVTLFSRSTNKIEDAKALGAHEVVISTDQSQMEKAMGQFDLILDTVPYEHDFNPYIATLKTNGTLVVLGYLGPLDPPLVTVPMIMGRKSIAGSLIGGIAETQELLDFCGKHNITSDIEVVNIQDINTAYERMLKSDVKYRFVIDMKSLKN; encoded by the coding sequence ATGAAAACAAAACAAGTTAAAGCATACGGAACCCAATCACCAGAAGCAGATTTAAAAGAAGTACAAATCGATAGAAGAGAAGTCTTAAGCAAAGATGTAGAAATCGATATTTTATATTGTGGTGTCTGCCATTCAGACCTACATTTTGCACGCAACGATTGGGGAATGACACAATATCCAGTAGTTCCAGGTCACGAAATTGTGGGTAAAGTCACAAAAGTAGGTAGTGCCGTATCAAAACATAAAGTTGGAGATATTGTAGCAGTAGGCTGTTTGGTAGATTCTTGCAGAACCTGTAGCAGCTGTAAAAATGATTTAGAGCAATACTGTCCGGAATGGGTAGGAACCTATGGTGGATTCGATAAGCATTTACAAACCAACACCCATGGTGGCTATTCAGAAGCCATTGTCGTAGATGAAGACTTTGTATTACAAGTACCAAACCATTTAGACCTTGCAGGTATAGCACCTGTACTTTGTGCAGGCATTACAACATGGTCGCCTTTACGTTATTGGAATGTCAACAAAGACAGTAAAGTGGCTGTGGTTGGCTTAGGTGGTTTAGGGCACATGGCTATTAAACTGGCACATGCACTTGGAGCATACGTTACCTTATTTTCAAGATCAACAAACAAAATCGAAGACGCCAAAGCACTTGGTGCACACGAGGTTGTTATTTCAACCGATCAATCACAAATGGAAAAAGCCATGGGACAATTCGATCTTATACTAGATACTGTGCCATACGAGCATGATTTTAACCCATACATCGCAACATTAAAAACCAATGGTACATTAGTAGTTTTAGGGTATTTAGGACCATTAGATCCACCTCTGGTAACCGTTCCAATGATAATGGGACGCAAATCCATTGCAGGTTCGTTAATAGGTGGCATCGCAGAAACTCAAGAGTTACTCGATTTCTGTGGCAAACACAATATTACATCTGACATTGAGGTGGTAAACATACAAGATATAAATACCGCGTACGAACGCATGCTCAAGAGCGATGTTAAATACCGATTTGTCATCGATATGAAATCCCTTAAGAATTAA
- a CDS encoding DUF4251 domain-containing protein yields MKHRITIKPLAYSLALLAITLIVSCKPSQAKAERIQALNNLETILNSKDFKIDIHTALPYTTRATTQVLNQLMRNTGNTANRITVSGYDITVKNDSISGQLPYYGEQQLSSGSYNGNMGIVFNDKPQSFTLTKHKKRDAYIIKFNINDTEDPIETYRITITVFSNNTADVNIIPSHRNGISYKGQLISNE; encoded by the coding sequence ATGAAACATCGTATCACCATAAAACCCTTAGCATACAGTTTGGCACTCTTAGCCATAACGCTTATAGTATCTTGTAAACCCTCACAAGCCAAAGCCGAACGCATACAAGCACTCAACAACCTAGAAACCATTCTCAATAGCAAAGACTTTAAAATAGACATCCATACAGCATTGCCGTATACAACCAGAGCAACAACACAAGTCTTAAATCAGCTCATGCGCAACACAGGCAATACCGCCAACCGCATTACAGTCAGTGGCTACGACATTACCGTTAAGAACGATAGCATTTCAGGACAACTACCGTATTATGGTGAGCAGCAACTAAGCAGCGGATCCTACAATGGTAATATGGGAATTGTCTTTAACGACAAACCACAAAGTTTCACGCTAACAAAGCATAAAAAGAGAGACGCGTATATCATAAAGTTCAATATTAATGATACCGAAGATCCTATAGAAACTTACAGAATAACCATCACAGTCTTTTCTAACAACACGGCAGATGTTAATATAATACCCTCACACCGAAATGGCATAAGTTATAAAGGACAATTAATATCAAATGAATAA
- a CDS encoding DUF5367 family protein gives MKTKRAIVIGFIIWMIAILCYTVAGSIATSEQLEHLPGTVLFIVVMPLVWFGTKYYYKKDNKTHGYWVGQTMLLTAAALDALITVPVFIIPMGGSYYSFFTAWEFWIIAFEFLTVATLYWYIRVHPKHKTSKA, from the coding sequence ATGAAAACAAAAAGAGCTATTGTAATAGGATTCATCATTTGGATGATAGCCATACTATGCTACACCGTAGCAGGCAGTATCGCAACTTCAGAACAATTAGAACACCTTCCAGGAACCGTCTTATTTATAGTCGTAATGCCATTGGTATGGTTTGGTACTAAGTACTATTATAAAAAAGACAACAAAACTCACGGCTATTGGGTAGGGCAGACCATGCTACTTACAGCAGCGGCATTAGACGCACTCATTACAGTACCTGTATTTATTATACCAATGGGTGGTAGCTACTACAGCTTTTTCACCGCTTGGGAATTCTGGATCATTGCTTTCGAATTTTTAACCGTGGCAACACTATACTGGTACATACGTGTACATCCTAAACACAAAACCTCAAAAGCTTAA
- a CDS encoding anthrone oxygenase family protein, whose protein sequence is MNVSLENTAITVLIVLTGLSAGLCFTWSNAVTTGLGRLDNIGYLSAFQQINRTIINPTFFIVFFGPFFLSIINIYVFRNAPSNIKGLLIAAAIVYTVGVLLVTIFGNVPLNELLDKTNIATASTEDLQNLRATFETKWNQFHAIRTVTATIAFVLLVISAMQIAKNNL, encoded by the coding sequence ATGAATGTCTCCTTAGAAAACACAGCAATTACAGTACTCATAGTACTAACCGGATTATCAGCAGGTTTATGCTTTACATGGTCTAATGCCGTTACTACAGGATTAGGACGATTAGATAACATCGGTTACTTGAGTGCCTTTCAGCAAATAAACAGAACCATTATCAATCCAACCTTCTTTATAGTATTCTTTGGACCATTCTTCTTAAGCATCATCAATATATACGTCTTTAGAAATGCGCCATCAAACATAAAGGGATTATTAATAGCAGCAGCAATAGTATATACTGTCGGAGTATTATTGGTCACCATCTTCGGAAATGTACCCTTAAACGAACTGTTGGACAAAACCAATATAGCGACAGCTAGTACAGAGGACTTACAAAACTTAAGAGCAACTTTTGAAACCAAATGGAATCAATTCCATGCCATCAGAACAGTAACAGCAACAATAGCCTTTGTGCTACTCGTCATTAGCGCAATGCAAATCGCTAAAAACAATTTATAA
- a CDS encoding adenylate/guanylate cyclase domain-containing protein: MKYIYAVLINFLIISIHAQEVDKEQLRVDILKKEYRDSKAIENRILLLSYIVQGETNPDEKLLYSNLLIEATNKDSTLNNKSRPNFRSILHYRTLGFLEKANALQLKGEYHKSLENYFICMDLAEKGKFKTTSSSLLVSIADTYSMIGNSESAEKYYKEAITVFRKRNDSIELANALLNAGDEYYKTEQYDKALRHFVESGELFEKLDYKIGKAYNLGNTGMVYAKQGKDELAKDYMNEAIEILEANEEYYPISEFLNYISDIYQEQQNFEAATEYANKSLELATKHKLKDQISNANLQLSELMQNSGNYKEALERYIQHDIYQDSIINLENVQNMANLEVGKKEAELKVETQKRKNQRIIIWSTVGILLLTSLLAYGLFRRHKYVKATNKIIAAEKQRSDDLLLNILPEETAKELKDKGRVEAKKYPSVTVLFTDFKGFTSYAENLSPEKLVKTIDHYFTEFDSIVEKYGLEKIKTIGDAYMAVGGLSFDEKDQAKEMIMAAKEMNAFVNKAKHDDYTDATFDIRIGINTGAVVAGVVGSKKFAYDIWGDTVNIASRMESSSEAGRINISEDTYNIVKDDFECEYRGKIAVKNRGEMKMYFVN, encoded by the coding sequence ATGAAGTATATTTATGCAGTATTAATAAATTTTTTAATTATTTCTATTCATGCACAAGAAGTTGATAAGGAACAATTACGAGTAGACATTTTAAAAAAGGAATATAGAGATTCCAAAGCCATTGAAAATAGAATTTTATTACTCTCATATATTGTTCAAGGAGAAACAAATCCTGATGAAAAATTATTGTATTCAAATTTATTAATTGAAGCAACTAATAAGGATTCTACTCTTAATAACAAATCTAGACCTAATTTCAGGTCAATTCTTCATTATAGAACTCTTGGATTTTTAGAAAAGGCTAATGCTTTACAGTTAAAAGGGGAATATCATAAATCCTTAGAAAACTATTTTATTTGTATGGATTTAGCAGAGAAAGGGAAATTTAAGACAACTTCGTCAAGTTTGCTAGTCTCAATTGCAGATACTTATTCCATGATTGGTAATTCAGAAAGTGCAGAGAAATATTATAAAGAGGCAATTACCGTTTTCAGAAAGAGAAATGACTCAATAGAGTTAGCCAATGCTCTTTTGAATGCAGGAGACGAATATTACAAAACCGAGCAATATGATAAAGCCTTAAGACATTTTGTAGAATCTGGAGAGCTGTTTGAAAAATTAGATTATAAAATAGGAAAGGCCTACAATTTAGGAAATACTGGTATGGTCTATGCCAAACAAGGCAAAGATGAGCTCGCTAAAGACTATATGAACGAAGCCATAGAAATTCTAGAAGCTAATGAAGAATATTATCCCATTTCAGAATTTTTAAACTACATATCAGATATATACCAAGAACAGCAAAATTTTGAAGCAGCTACAGAATATGCAAACAAAAGCTTAGAACTGGCAACCAAGCACAAACTAAAAGACCAAATCAGTAATGCGAATCTACAGCTATCAGAACTCATGCAGAATTCTGGAAACTACAAAGAAGCTCTAGAGCGGTATATCCAACACGATATCTATCAAGACAGCATCATTAATCTTGAGAATGTCCAAAATATGGCCAATCTCGAAGTAGGCAAAAAAGAAGCCGAACTAAAGGTTGAAACCCAAAAACGAAAAAATCAGCGCATTATCATCTGGTCAACCGTTGGTATTCTATTGCTTACATCCTTATTAGCGTATGGGTTGTTCAGAAGACACAAATATGTAAAAGCCACCAATAAAATCATTGCCGCAGAAAAACAACGTTCCGACGATTTATTATTAAACATTCTACCAGAAGAAACCGCCAAAGAGCTAAAAGACAAGGGTAGAGTAGAGGCCAAGAAGTATCCGTCCGTAACGGTACTGTTTACAGATTTTAAAGGGTTTACAAGTTATGCAGAAAACCTGTCTCCAGAAAAACTGGTAAAAACCATAGATCATTACTTTACAGAGTTCGATAGCATCGTAGAAAAATATGGACTAGAAAAGATTAAGACCATTGGTGATGCCTACATGGCAGTTGGTGGTTTAAGTTTTGATGAAAAGGATCAAGCCAAAGAAATGATTATGGCAGCCAAAGAAATGAATGCCTTTGTAAATAAAGCCAAACACGATGACTATACAGATGCCACCTTTGATATTAGAATAGGCATTAACACAGGTGCAGTAGTAGCAGGTGTGGTTGGCTCAAAAAAGTTTGCCTATGATATTTGGGGAGATACCGTAAATATTGCATCGCGTATGGAAAGTAGTTCCGAAGCTGGACGAATCAACATTTCAGAAGACACCTATAACATCGTTAAAGATGATTTTGAATGCGAATACAGAGGCAAAATAGCAGTAAAAAACAGAGGCGAAATGAAAATGTATTTCGTAAATTAA
- a CDS encoding helix-turn-helix transcriptional regulator: protein MTRDIININDFIILVEEAKVSTNATDLVSESSACAFDEPVIAVAFYGSGNVDLSVKYGDKQRDFNYTKGLALSFYADENVVFDHTVENDKPLECLLIATTTSAIDKLPNQEGELFGEMLNELVNPSDHYVEGPSFIMTPQMQAIVDGLFNIQYEGKTKMMFFRSQITALLSHFFGELANLKTEKLKTPEREKLNQARDILLNNLDNPPSLNEISKRIGLNTFKLKKEFKELFGVPVFKYLQNERLTLAHKMIRNQDATVQEAAWHVGYDSLSSFSNAFEKKFGYRPSQIK, encoded by the coding sequence ATGACAAGAGACATCATCAATATCAACGACTTCATCATTCTGGTGGAAGAAGCTAAAGTTAGTACTAATGCCACAGATTTAGTATCAGAATCTAGCGCATGCGCTTTTGATGAACCAGTCATTGCAGTAGCCTTTTACGGCTCTGGTAACGTAGACCTTTCTGTTAAGTACGGTGACAAACAAAGAGACTTCAACTACACCAAAGGTTTGGCATTATCTTTTTATGCTGATGAAAACGTAGTATTCGATCATACCGTTGAAAACGACAAACCACTAGAGTGCTTACTCATTGCAACCACAACCAGTGCCATAGACAAGCTACCAAACCAGGAAGGGGAGCTGTTTGGGGAAATGCTCAACGAGCTGGTCAATCCGTCCGATCATTATGTAGAAGGTCCAAGCTTTATCATGACACCGCAAATGCAAGCCATAGTTGATGGATTGTTCAATATTCAATACGAAGGCAAAACCAAAATGATGTTCTTTCGCAGTCAGATTACAGCATTATTATCGCACTTCTTTGGAGAACTCGCCAATCTAAAAACCGAAAAACTAAAAACACCAGAGCGCGAAAAACTCAATCAGGCAAGAGATATTCTATTAAACAATCTCGACAACCCTCCATCCTTAAACGAAATATCAAAACGCATAGGACTCAACACTTTCAAACTCAAAAAGGAGTTCAAAGAACTATTCGGTGTACCAGTTTTCAAATACCTTCAAAACGAACGCCTTACCCTGGCACATAAGATGATTAGAAATCAAGATGCTACAGTACAGGAAGCCGCATGGCATGTGGGCTACGATAGCTTAAGTTCCTTCTCTAATGCCTTCGAAAAAAAGTTTGGCTACAGACCTAGTCAAATCAAGTAG
- a CDS encoding NAD(P)H-binding protein gives MENKQNILVIGGTGKTGRKIVNKLNTLGHNVRVGSRSATPAFGWDNPDTWEDAMQNIDKVYITFQPDLAVPGALEAIETLVKKAKNCKVKKLVLLSGKGEREAELCEQVVIHSGLDYTIVRASWFNQNFSESFLIDPILEGFVALPQAEAKIPFVDTGDIADVAVEALLHDKHNGKMYQLTGARTLTFKEAVEEIAQATHRDIAFIPIAISAYTHMLKQHGVPTDFVWLIEYLFTEVLGNPNNSEITNDIELVLGRKPTDFSDFVKETAKTGVWNAKVETVL, from the coding sequence ATGGAAAACAAACAAAACATCTTAGTCATTGGCGGAACTGGTAAAACAGGTCGCAAAATTGTAAACAAACTAAACACCTTAGGACATAACGTAAGGGTAGGGTCAAGATCAGCAACTCCAGCCTTCGGTTGGGATAATCCAGACACTTGGGAAGACGCTATGCAAAACATAGACAAGGTCTATATTACCTTTCAACCAGACTTGGCAGTGCCTGGCGCATTAGAAGCTATTGAAACCTTAGTCAAAAAAGCCAAAAACTGTAAGGTAAAGAAGCTCGTACTCTTATCTGGTAAGGGTGAAAGAGAAGCAGAACTTTGTGAGCAGGTCGTTATACATTCAGGATTAGATTACACCATTGTTAGAGCCAGTTGGTTCAATCAGAATTTTAGCGAAAGCTTTTTAATAGACCCTATTCTCGAAGGTTTTGTAGCCTTACCACAAGCAGAGGCCAAAATCCCTTTTGTAGATACTGGCGATATTGCAGATGTAGCAGTAGAAGCACTTTTGCACGACAAGCACAACGGAAAAATGTACCAGCTTACAGGTGCCAGAACTCTAACCTTTAAAGAGGCCGTTGAAGAAATTGCTCAGGCTACCCATAGAGACATCGCATTTATACCTATTGCCATATCAGCATACACGCACATGCTAAAGCAACACGGTGTACCAACAGACTTTGTATGGTTAATAGAATATCTGTTTACCGAAGTTTTGGGCAACCCAAACAATTCAGAAATTACAAACGATATTGAATTGGTATTGGGCAGAAAACCAACCGATTTTTCAGACTTCGTAAAAGAAACTGCCAAAACAGGAGTATGGAATGCTAAAGTTGAAACCGTACTATAA